A DNA window from Halorussus salinus contains the following coding sequences:
- a CDS encoding phosphoribosyltransferase family protein — MNRAEKATLQLQAVAVLRMLKETRTYDELAEVTDLPAGDLNRYVNGHVLPSVDRAEEIVGGVGRDELAAELEARIRVDDEGYVDNSGVVFDQSFLDLVAPVAAETLGFDRPDVVLTAATDGITLGAAMARNFDARVAYAKKSKETAVEEFIESRQRLQSGIELTYYLPASAIDAGETVLVVDDLIRSGETQELLLDIVDRADAHVGGVFALIAAGDEGLDRAKGRTEAPVGALTTFEE; from the coding sequence ATGAATCGCGCAGAGAAGGCGACCTTGCAGTTGCAGGCGGTCGCCGTCCTCCGGATGCTGAAAGAGACCCGAACGTACGACGAACTCGCCGAGGTGACCGACCTGCCCGCGGGCGACCTGAACCGCTACGTCAACGGTCACGTCCTGCCGAGCGTGGACCGCGCCGAGGAGATAGTCGGCGGCGTCGGCCGCGACGAACTCGCCGCCGAGTTGGAGGCCCGGATTCGAGTGGACGACGAGGGGTACGTGGACAACTCCGGTGTCGTCTTCGACCAGTCGTTTCTGGACCTCGTGGCCCCCGTCGCCGCCGAGACGCTGGGCTTCGACCGCCCCGACGTGGTGCTGACCGCGGCGACAGACGGCATTACCTTGGGTGCCGCGATGGCCCGGAACTTCGACGCCCGCGTCGCCTACGCCAAGAAGTCCAAGGAGACCGCCGTCGAGGAGTTCATCGAATCCCGCCAGCGACTCCAGTCGGGAATCGAACTCACGTACTACCTCCCGGCGTCGGCCATCGACGCGGGCGAGACCGTGCTGGTCGTGGACGACCTCATTCGGTCGGGCGAGACCCAAGAACTCCTGTTGGACATCGTGGACCGCGCCGACGCCCACGTGGGCGGCGTCTTCGCGCTCATCGCGGCCGGGGACGAGGGACTGGACCGCGCGAAGGGCCGGACGGAGGCTCCGGTGGGCGCGCTGACGACCTTCGAGGAGTAG
- the pyrE gene encoding orotate phosphoribosyltransferase has protein sequence MTNEELIAALRDADAVKYGEFELSHGGTSDYYVDKYLFETDPDCLQLIAEAFAEEVGDTKLAGVALGGVPLVAVTSVETGTPYVIARKQQKDYGTANLVEGRLDEGEEVVVLEDIATTGQSAADAVEALRDAGATVNRVLVVVDREEGAAENLAAHDVELESLLTASELLDAE, from the coding sequence ATGACGAACGAAGAGCTAATCGCGGCACTCCGAGACGCTGACGCGGTTAAATACGGCGAGTTCGAACTCTCCCACGGCGGCACGAGTGACTACTACGTGGACAAGTACCTCTTCGAGACCGACCCCGACTGCCTGCAACTCATCGCGGAAGCCTTCGCCGAGGAGGTCGGCGACACGAAACTCGCGGGCGTCGCGCTGGGCGGCGTCCCGCTCGTCGCGGTCACGAGCGTCGAGACCGGCACGCCCTACGTCATCGCCCGGAAACAGCAGAAAGACTACGGCACGGCCAACCTCGTGGAGGGCCGACTGGACGAGGGCGAGGAGGTCGTCGTCCTCGAAGACATCGCCACGACCGGCCAGAGCGCGGCCGACGCCGTGGAGGCCCTGCGCGACGCTGGCGCGACGGTGAACCGCGTCCTCGTGGTCGTGGACCGCGAAGAGGGCGCGGCCGAGAATCTGGCCGCCCACGACGTGGAGTTGGAGTCGCTGTTGACCGCGAGCGAACTCCTCGACGCCGAATAG
- a CDS encoding DUF7344 domain-containing protein, whose amino-acid sequence MTGGLNTKDLNRTFDLLSNPRRRYVLYYLVNRSDPVEIETLASELATWEAGDTATSVTDETVRSIQIALHHVHVPKLEDAGVVAVNSESRTVELRDTDGLDPFLTDAVDIERNEPLAADD is encoded by the coding sequence GTGACCGGGGGACTCAATACCAAGGATCTGAACCGGACGTTCGACCTGCTCTCGAATCCACGGCGTCGATACGTCTTGTACTACTTAGTCAACCGTTCCGACCCGGTAGAAATCGAGACCCTCGCTTCCGAACTCGCCACGTGGGAGGCCGGTGACACCGCTACGAGCGTCACCGACGAGACCGTTCGGAGCATACAAATCGCGCTCCATCACGTACACGTTCCCAAACTCGAAGACGCGGGTGTCGTCGCGGTCAATTCCGAGTCGAGAACCGTCGAACTGCGTGACACGGACGGCCTCGACCCCTTCTTGACCGACGCCGTCGATATCGAGCGGAACGAACCGCTTGCCGCTGACGATTGA
- a CDS encoding proline dehydrogenase family protein — protein MIPPIASKFVAGESPAEVLEHTRDLNDRNVKGILNLLGEHYHERAPADEDAEAYLRLVDDIESAAAEACISVKPSQVGLDVGTEVFHENVERIADYAADRGVFVWIDMEDHDTTDATLDIFEKLARKHEGGVGVCVQANLKRTDDDLARLADLPGKVRLVKGAYDPPAEVAYKEKSEVNAAYERQLEYMFEHFDGGIAVGSHDPRMIERATELHDEYGTDFEIQMLMGVREEAQTDLADEYEVWQYVPYGDKWLSYFYRRVMERKENLLFAARAVLGR, from the coding sequence ATGATACCACCCATCGCGAGTAAGTTCGTCGCCGGGGAGTCACCGGCCGAGGTCCTCGAACACACCCGCGACTTGAACGACCGGAACGTGAAGGGAATCCTGAACTTGCTCGGGGAACACTACCACGAGCGCGCGCCCGCCGACGAGGACGCCGAGGCGTACCTCCGACTCGTGGACGACATCGAGAGCGCGGCGGCCGAGGCGTGCATCTCGGTCAAGCCCTCGCAGGTCGGTCTCGATGTGGGAACCGAGGTCTTCCACGAGAACGTCGAGCGCATCGCGGACTACGCCGCCGACCGCGGCGTGTTCGTCTGGATAGACATGGAGGACCACGACACGACCGACGCGACCCTCGACATCTTCGAGAAACTCGCTCGCAAGCACGAGGGCGGCGTCGGCGTCTGCGTGCAGGCGAATCTGAAACGCACCGACGACGACTTGGCGCGCCTCGCGGACCTCCCCGGCAAGGTCCGACTCGTCAAGGGTGCCTACGACCCACCCGCCGAAGTCGCTTACAAGGAGAAGTCGGAGGTCAACGCCGCCTACGAGCGCCAACTCGAATACATGTTCGAACACTTCGACGGTGGTATCGCGGTCGGGAGCCACGACCCCCGGATGATAGAGCGCGCCACGGAACTCCACGACGAGTACGGCACCGACTTCGAGATTCAGATGCTGATGGGCGTCCGCGAGGAGGCCCAGACCGACCTCGCCGACGAGTACGAGGTCTGGCAGTACGTCCCCTACGGCGACAAGTGGCTGTCGTACTTCTACCGGCGCGTGATGGAGCGCAAGGAGAACCTGCTGTTCGCGGCTCGGGCCGTCCTCGGCCGGTAG
- a CDS encoding aspartate aminotransferase family protein, with protein MTNQPPDDPDSTRHADSTPERQSASEALVSRARRVVPGGAQTGLRAQAYDLGDVAFESADGATLTTVEENDLTDYHLAFGPVLLGHGHPEVDAAVKRTIDRGVLYGAGTTELEVEVAERLTDLLPSVEMVNFCNSGSEATYHAVRLARAATGNEKILKFEGCYHGWHDYVDVSVYPPEAHVAERHRAGACDRDGERQRAASSGDAPPELAPYPESDGMLGSAVENTVVVPFNDPEAFRDAMERHGDDLAAVLLEPVPHSVGCLKPTGPFLDALDAETSERDVPLVFDEVITAFRHSARGMQSELDADPDLTCVAKAMGNGYPVAAVGGRRDLLEQAGGDHESGVVISGTYSGHPVGLAAARATLDLVDSENVPARLADLGGRYRAGLRDLLEDHDIEGRVVGYRSIFSVQFGVTGEPESYEEVVGLDEERFRKFARGMYDRGHFFTPNPYKRHHLSLAHDEKNLDEYLADADEVLMEL; from the coding sequence ATGACGAACCAGCCACCCGACGACCCCGACTCGACGCGACACGCCGACTCGACACCTGAACGCCAATCGGCCAGCGAAGCACTCGTCTCGCGCGCCCGGCGGGTCGTCCCCGGCGGCGCACAGACCGGCCTTCGCGCGCAGGCCTACGACCTCGGCGACGTGGCCTTCGAGAGCGCCGACGGCGCGACGCTGACGACGGTCGAGGAGAACGACTTGACCGACTACCACCTCGCGTTCGGCCCGGTTCTCCTCGGCCACGGCCACCCCGAGGTGGACGCCGCGGTGAAGCGAACCATCGACCGAGGAGTCCTCTACGGGGCCGGGACGACCGAACTCGAAGTCGAGGTCGCCGAGCGACTGACCGACCTTCTGCCGAGCGTCGAGATGGTGAACTTCTGCAACAGCGGGAGCGAGGCCACCTACCACGCCGTTCGACTCGCCAGAGCCGCCACGGGCAACGAGAAGATTCTGAAGTTCGAGGGCTGTTACCACGGCTGGCACGACTACGTGGACGTGAGCGTCTACCCGCCGGAGGCACACGTCGCCGAGCGCCATCGAGCCGGAGCGTGCGACCGAGATGGAGAACGCCAGCGAGCGGCGAGTTCCGGCGACGCGCCGCCGGAACTCGCCCCCTACCCCGAGTCCGACGGCATGCTCGGGAGCGCGGTCGAAAACACGGTCGTCGTGCCGTTCAACGACCCCGAGGCGTTTCGGGACGCGATGGAGCGCCACGGCGACGACCTCGCCGCGGTCCTCCTCGAACCCGTGCCCCACTCGGTCGGCTGTCTGAAGCCCACCGGCCCGTTCCTCGACGCGCTCGACGCCGAGACGAGCGAGCGTGATGTTCCGCTCGTCTTCGACGAGGTGATTACGGCGTTCCGCCACTCGGCCCGCGGGATGCAGTCGGAACTCGACGCCGACCCCGACCTGACCTGCGTGGCGAAGGCGATGGGCAACGGCTACCCGGTCGCCGCGGTCGGCGGCCGCCGGGACCTCCTCGAACAGGCGGGCGGCGACCACGAGTCTGGCGTCGTCATCAGCGGGACCTACTCGGGCCACCCGGTCGGTCTCGCCGCCGCGAGGGCGACCTTGGACCTCGTGGACTCGGAGAACGTCCCGGCCCGACTCGCCGACCTCGGCGGCCGGTATCGGGCCGGACTCCGGGACCTCCTCGAAGACCACGACATCGAGGGCCGCGTCGTCGGCTACCGGAGCATCTTCAGCGTCCAGTTCGGCGTGACCGGCGAACCGGAGTCCTACGAGGAGGTCGTCGGACTGGACGAGGAGCGATTCCGGAAATTCGCACGCGGGATGTACGACCGGGGGCATTTCTTCACGCCGAACCCCTACAAGCGCCATCACCTCTCGCTGGCCCACGACGAGAAGAATCTTGACGAGTACCTCGCCGACGCCGACGAAGTTCTAATGGAATTGTAA
- a CDS encoding DUF502 domain-containing protein encodes MSSWKRDVASGLIVLAPLIVTTYIIAYLYSLLAGLPFLEQIDPYGLGGGLVIPSSALRVTIVLLVFSMLVLSVGYMMRTAVGSLVENAIDGLMNQVPGLRVVYNASKMAAETALSDTTDLQAPVKVQVWDGMRMTAFKTGKTTDDGRELLFLPTAPNITTGFVVEVEPSDFEETDESVEDALTRVLSAGFGETSESGIPIDVEDEKETKSPPPQ; translated from the coding sequence ATGTCCTCGTGGAAGCGCGACGTTGCGAGCGGTCTCATCGTCCTCGCCCCCCTGATAGTCACGACGTACATCATCGCGTATCTGTACTCGCTGTTGGCGGGTCTGCCGTTCCTCGAACAAATCGACCCGTACGGACTCGGCGGTGGATTGGTGATTCCCTCGTCGGCGCTCCGAGTCACCATCGTCCTGCTGGTGTTCTCGATGCTGGTCCTCAGCGTCGGCTACATGATGCGGACCGCGGTCGGGTCGCTCGTGGAGAACGCCATCGACGGCCTGATGAACCAAGTCCCCGGCCTCCGCGTCGTCTACAACGCCTCGAAGATGGCGGCCGAGACGGCGCTCTCGGACACGACCGACCTGCAAGCGCCCGTCAAAGTGCAGGTCTGGGACGGGATGCGCATGACCGCGTTCAAGACGGGCAAAACGACTGACGACGGCCGCGAACTCCTCTTTCTGCCGACCGCGCCGAACATCACCACCGGGTTCGTGGTCGAAGTCGAACCCAGCGACTTCGAGGAGACCGACGAGAGCGTCGAGGACGCGCTGACCCGAGTCCTGAGCGCCGGGTTCGGCGAGACCAGCGAGTCGGGCATCCCCATCGACGTGGAAGACGAGAAAGAGACCAAATCGCCGCCACCTCAGTAG
- a CDS encoding aryl-sulfate sulfotransferase has product MNLPSLIHSLRALSRRWVIRGVAALLVVSLVAPAAISGATHLATTENPTNLRASVDDPANGTTVISIQGFHFQGMANEDKPARLVAVGPRGNVQWVHDGSGFDARWFYDVDPMDDGHLLVTATTPNATLVYELNPETQERVWTERLDIHDTHDVDLINGDQLLVANMRAPNRNDRIFVHDMETDETVWEWEFEEHGYPASGGGGKADWTHVNDVDKIGEGEYLVSPRNFDQVIVVNRSTDEVTMRLGSDGDHDTLYEQHNPQYLESENGTPTMLVADSENDRIVEYAKTDADAPVGSGWTETWSVGTRGLNWPRDADRLPNGNTLVVDTMHHRVFEVTPSGEVVWEFHAPWAPYDVERIPYGDEPGGPTMRDLGKSGDYNLSGSGLKVSGKGTKTVSFWLTATFKETPIEAQADEFARTWAHVTPWIRPVWMTSWEFLGAILAGGLALAWGLGEAVYQRRRIRRGVSRLVRRVRRPVE; this is encoded by the coding sequence ATGAACCTGCCCTCACTCATCCATTCGTTGCGCGCGCTCTCGCGCCGATGGGTCATCCGCGGCGTCGCGGCCCTGCTGGTCGTCTCGCTGGTCGCGCCCGCGGCCATCTCCGGCGCGACGCATCTCGCCACGACCGAGAACCCGACGAACCTGCGGGCGTCGGTGGACGACCCCGCGAACGGCACGACCGTCATCTCGATTCAGGGCTTCCACTTCCAAGGCATGGCCAACGAGGACAAGCCAGCGCGCCTCGTCGCGGTCGGTCCCCGCGGGAACGTCCAATGGGTCCACGACGGGTCGGGCTTCGACGCCCGCTGGTTCTACGACGTGGACCCGATGGACGACGGGCACCTGCTGGTGACGGCGACGACGCCCAACGCCACGCTGGTCTACGAGTTGAACCCCGAAACGCAGGAACGCGTCTGGACCGAGCGACTGGACATCCACGACACCCACGACGTGGACCTCATCAACGGCGACCAGTTGCTCGTCGCCAACATGCGCGCGCCGAACCGCAACGACCGCATCTTCGTCCACGACATGGAGACCGACGAGACGGTCTGGGAGTGGGAGTTCGAGGAACACGGCTACCCGGCGTCGGGCGGCGGCGGGAAGGCCGACTGGACCCACGTCAACGACGTGGACAAAATCGGCGAGGGCGAGTATCTGGTCTCGCCGCGGAACTTCGACCAAGTCATCGTCGTGAACCGCTCGACGGACGAGGTGACAATGCGACTCGGGAGCGACGGCGACCACGACACCCTCTACGAACAGCACAATCCGCAGTACCTCGAAAGCGAGAACGGGACTCCGACGATGCTCGTCGCCGACAGCGAGAACGACCGCATCGTGGAGTACGCCAAGACCGACGCCGACGCACCGGTCGGAAGCGGGTGGACCGAGACGTGGAGCGTCGGCACCCGCGGACTGAACTGGCCCCGCGACGCCGACCGACTCCCGAACGGCAACACCTTGGTCGTGGACACGATGCACCACCGCGTCTTCGAGGTGACGCCGAGCGGCGAGGTCGTCTGGGAGTTCCACGCGCCGTGGGCACCCTACGACGTGGAGCGAATCCCCTACGGCGACGAACCGGGCGGGCCGACGATGCGCGACCTCGGAAAGTCGGGCGACTACAACCTCAGCGGGAGCGGCCTGAAGGTCTCGGGGAAGGGCACCAAGACGGTCTCGTTCTGGCTGACCGCGACGTTCAAGGAGACCCCGATAGAAGCGCAGGCCGACGAGTTCGCCCGGACGTGGGCGCACGTCACGCCGTGGATTCGCCCGGTCTGGATGACGAGTTGGGAGTTCCTCGGCGCGATTCTGGCCGGGGGCCTCGCGCTGGCGTGGGGTCTCGGCGAGGCGGTCTACCAGCGACGCCGGATTCGACGCGGCGTTTCGCGGCTCGTGCGTCGCGTCCGGCGACCGGTGGAGTAG
- a CDS encoding branched-chain amino acid transaminase, whose protein sequence is MSFDEMDVDTIWMDGEFVDWDEAQIHVLTHGLHYGSGVFEGVRAYDTENGPALFRWEEHLERLYDSCKPYDLEIDHDPEELTEATKTLIREQNLASCYVRPIAFYGYESLGVSPGDCPTKTAIAAWPWGAYLGDEALENGVEVMVSSWRKHASSQIPTNAKTTGLYVNSMLAGEEARRNGFAEAIVLNKEGNVAEGPGENLFMVKDGELFTPGLAESILDGITRDSVITLAEELGYEVHDQATISRGELNTADELFFTGSAAEVTPIRQVDNVEIGEGGRGPVTEEIQSRFFDVVNRRTDDYEEWFEYVGE, encoded by the coding sequence ATGAGCTTCGACGAGATGGACGTGGACACGATCTGGATGGACGGCGAGTTCGTCGATTGGGACGAGGCGCAAATCCACGTCCTCACGCACGGCCTGCACTACGGGAGCGGCGTGTTCGAGGGCGTTCGAGCCTACGACACCGAGAACGGACCGGCCCTCTTCCGGTGGGAGGAGCATCTCGAACGACTGTACGACTCCTGCAAGCCCTACGACCTCGAAATCGACCACGACCCCGAGGAGCTAACCGAGGCGACGAAGACGCTCATCCGCGAGCAGAACCTCGCCTCGTGTTACGTCCGGCCCATCGCGTTCTACGGCTACGAGAGCCTCGGCGTGAGTCCGGGCGACTGCCCGACCAAGACCGCCATCGCGGCGTGGCCGTGGGGCGCGTATCTCGGCGACGAGGCGCTGGAGAACGGCGTCGAGGTCATGGTCTCGTCGTGGCGCAAGCACGCCTCCAGCCAGATTCCGACCAACGCCAAGACCACCGGTCTGTACGTCAACAGCATGCTCGCTGGCGAGGAGGCCCGCCGGAACGGCTTCGCGGAGGCCATCGTCCTGAACAAGGAGGGCAACGTCGCGGAGGGTCCCGGCGAGAACCTCTTCATGGTCAAGGACGGCGAACTGTTCACCCCCGGCCTCGCCGAGAGCATCCTCGACGGCATCACCCGCGACTCGGTCATCACGCTGGCCGAGGAGTTGGGCTACGAGGTCCACGACCAAGCGACCATCTCGCGGGGCGAACTCAACACCGCCGACGAACTGTTCTTCACCGGGTCGGCCGCCGAGGTCACGCCAATCCGGCAGGTGGACAACGTGGAAATCGGCGAGGGCGGTCGCGGTCCCGTCACCGAGGAGATTCAATCGCGGTTCTTCGACGTGGTGAACCGTCGGACCGACGACTACGAAGAGTGGTTCGAGTACGTCGGCGAGTAG
- a CDS encoding winged helix-turn-helix transcriptional regulator, whose product MSSMHSQTDATESKNAGACPVVEAIEQIGSQWRLVVLHDLHGDSEKRFNELQRSTDASSRTLSRVLDDLEADGLVNRRVEEKPIATYYSLTDKSRQLCPVFSELEDWADEWVEPSGADR is encoded by the coding sequence ATGTCCTCGATGCACTCCCAGACCGACGCGACCGAGAGCAAGAACGCCGGGGCCTGCCCGGTCGTAGAGGCCATCGAGCAGATCGGCTCGCAGTGGCGACTCGTCGTCCTCCACGACCTCCACGGCGACAGCGAGAAGCGGTTCAACGAACTCCAGCGTTCGACCGACGCGAGTTCCCGGACGCTCTCGCGGGTCCTCGACGACTTGGAGGCCGACGGCCTCGTGAACCGGCGCGTCGAGGAGAAACCCATCGCGACCTACTACAGCCTGACCGACAAGAGCCGCCAGCTCTGTCCGGTCTTCTCGGAACTCGAAGACTGGGCCGACGAGTGGGTCGAGCCGTCCGGCGCGGACCGATAG
- a CDS encoding NCS2 family permease, giving the protein MGIEETSDSRSDSGATGALAEYFGFEEQGTDLRTEVLAGLTTFLTMSYIVVVNPQILAQAIQLQGYSTSQTQSMLAVVTLISAAVATLVMAFYANRPFAQAPGLGLNAFFAFTVVLGMGVAWQTALAAVVVEGIVFIALTAVGAREYVIRIFPEPVKLAVGTGIGLFLAIIGLEAMGIITGDAGTIVALAQIGQSPVAIVSIVGLFVTFALYARGVPGSIILGILFTSALGYGAEWAGLVASGTLTPGSTQTTYNIAPLAGAFLTGLGNIEAFSFALIVFTFFFVDFFDTAGTLTGVSQIAGFLDENGNLPDIDRPLMADAIGTTVGGMLGTSTVTTYIESASGVEEGGRTGMTALTVAILFIAALAFIPIAAAVPMYASHIALVVIGVVMFQNVVDIDWSDITNVVPAGMTILLMPFAFSIAYGIAAGIVSYPIVKAAAGELDDTRPGHWALAAAFVLYFFVRTSGMLQGNV; this is encoded by the coding sequence ATGGGAATCGAAGAAACGAGTGATTCGCGCTCCGACTCGGGTGCGACCGGCGCGCTCGCGGAGTACTTCGGCTTCGAAGAACAGGGCACAGACCTTCGGACGGAGGTTCTCGCCGGGCTGACCACCTTCCTGACGATGAGCTATATCGTCGTGGTCAACCCCCAAATCCTCGCGCAGGCTATCCAGCTACAGGGGTACTCCACGAGCCAGACTCAGTCGATGCTCGCCGTCGTGACGCTCATCTCGGCAGCGGTGGCGACGCTGGTGATGGCGTTCTACGCGAACAGACCGTTCGCACAAGCGCCGGGACTCGGCCTGAACGCCTTCTTCGCGTTCACCGTCGTCCTCGGGATGGGCGTCGCGTGGCAGACCGCGCTGGCGGCTGTAGTGGTTGAGGGCATCGTCTTCATCGCGCTCACCGCAGTCGGAGCGCGCGAGTACGTCATCCGAATCTTCCCCGAACCCGTGAAGCTCGCGGTCGGCACGGGTATCGGACTCTTCCTCGCAATCATCGGCCTCGAAGCGATGGGCATCATCACGGGCGACGCCGGGACCATCGTCGCGCTCGCCCAGATCGGCCAGAGTCCAGTCGCCATCGTCTCCATCGTCGGCCTGTTCGTGACCTTCGCGCTCTACGCTCGCGGGGTTCCGGGGTCCATCATCCTCGGCATCCTGTTCACGTCCGCACTCGGCTACGGCGCAGAGTGGGCCGGCCTCGTGGCCAGCGGCACGCTGACTCCCGGTTCGACACAGACGACATACAACATCGCGCCCCTCGCTGGGGCCTTCCTCACAGGCCTCGGCAACATCGAGGCCTTTTCGTTCGCGCTCATCGTCTTCACGTTCTTCTTTGTGGACTTCTTCGACACCGCGGGGACCCTCACGGGCGTCTCGCAAATCGCTGGCTTCCTCGACGAGAACGGTAACCTCCCCGATATCGACCGACCGCTGATGGCCGACGCCATCGGGACCACCGTCGGCGGGATGCTCGGCACCTCGACGGTCACAACATACATCGAGTCGGCTTCGGGGGTCGAGGAGGGCGGTCGGACCGGCATGACCGCGCTGACGGTCGCCATCCTGTTCATCGCGGCGCTGGCGTTTATCCCCATCGCGGCCGCGGTTCCGATGTACGCCTCCCACATCGCACTGGTGGTCATCGGCGTCGTGATGTTCCAGAACGTCGTCGACATCGACTGGAGCGACATCACCAACGTCGTCCCCGCGGGCATGACCATTCTGCTGATGCCCTTCGCGTTCTCCATCGCCTACGGCATCGCCGCGGGCATCGTCTCCTACCCCATCGTCAAGGCCGCCGCGGGCGAACTCGACGACACCCGGCCGGGCCACTGGGCGCTGGCGGCCGCGTTCGTCCTGTACTTCTTCGTCCGGACGAGCGGGATGTTGCAGGGCAACGTCTGA
- a CDS encoding Lrp/AsnC family transcriptional regulator produces the protein MDDEPLNHIDRRILHLLQVDARGKRDTDIAEETDVTGTTVANRIERLEDRGIIRGYHPEIDYEEAGYPLVILFVGTVPVTERKTIADQARDVLGVVDVKQLLSGEENIHVQAVAESTDRIEQITEELDSIGLQIHRSDIISEHTTQPWDHFHIEVAEDEE, from the coding sequence ATGGACGACGAACCGCTCAACCACATCGACCGCCGAATCCTCCACCTCTTGCAGGTGGATGCACGAGGCAAGCGTGATACCGACATCGCCGAGGAGACGGACGTGACCGGCACGACCGTAGCGAACCGCATCGAACGCCTCGAAGACCGAGGCATCATCCGCGGCTACCACCCCGAAATCGACTACGAGGAGGCCGGGTATCCGCTCGTCATCCTGTTCGTCGGTACCGTCCCAGTCACGGAACGGAAAACGATTGCCGACCAAGCCCGTGACGTGTTGGGTGTCGTGGACGTGAAACAGTTGCTCTCCGGCGAAGAGAACATCCACGTTCAAGCCGTGGCTGAATCGACAGACCGTATCGAACAAATCACCGAAGAACTCGATAGTATCGGGCTTCAGATTCATCGAAGCGACATCATCTCCGAGCATACGACCCAACCGTGGGACCACTTTCACATCGAGGTCGCCGAAGACGAGGAGTAG
- the ribB gene encoding 3,4-dihydroxy-2-butanone-4-phosphate synthase, whose translation MSQAAAGVEAAIEAFREGSALLVHDAADREGETDLIYPAGAVTPEDVSRMRNDAGGLVCVALSDAVADAFGLPFLEETLDHPASAAHELGYDERSSFSLPVNHRDTYTGITDEDRATTITELADAAASPDETDFADEFRAPGHVHVLRAAPDLLADREGHTELGIALAEAAGREPAVVVCEMLDDVTGEALSPEDARAYAERHGFPYLEGSEVIERLA comes from the coding sequence ATGAGTCAGGCCGCCGCGGGCGTCGAGGCCGCCATCGAGGCGTTCCGCGAGGGGTCGGCGCTCCTCGTCCACGACGCCGCCGACCGTGAGGGCGAGACCGACCTCATCTATCCGGCGGGCGCGGTCACGCCCGAGGACGTGTCTCGGATGCGCAACGACGCCGGAGGGCTGGTCTGCGTGGCGCTCTCGGACGCGGTGGCCGACGCTTTCGGCCTCCCGTTCTTGGAGGAGACGCTTGACCATCCCGCGAGCGCGGCCCACGAGTTGGGCTACGACGAGCGCTCCTCGTTCTCGCTCCCGGTGAACCACCGGGACACCTACACCGGCATCACCGACGAGGACCGCGCGACGACGATTACCGAGTTGGCGGACGCGGCCGCGAGTCCCGACGAGACCGACTTCGCCGACGAGTTCCGCGCGCCGGGCCACGTCCACGTCCTCCGGGCCGCCCCGGACCTGCTGGCCGACCGCGAGGGCCACACCGAGTTGGGCATCGCGCTGGCCGAGGCCGCAGGTAGAGAGCCTGCAGTCGTCGTCTGCGAGATGCTGGACGACGTGACCGGCGAGGCGCTCTCGCCCGAGGACGCCCGAGCCTACGCCGAGCGCCACGGCTTCCCGTATCTGGAAGGCTCGGAAGTTATCGAGCGACTGGCATAG
- a CDS encoding CDP-2,3-bis-(O-geranylgeranyl)-sn-glycerol synthase: MGVFETVVIALWAMLPAYVPNNAAVLAGGGRPIDGGRTLNGRRLLGDGKTWRGTAMGILVGALLGALLNAVEPSSSDLLGVSLPTFPVAVLLALPAGAMLGDIAASFLKRRTGRQRGAAFPGVDQLDFVVFALLLAFLAAPEWFGEVFTLPVLAVVVVVTPLLHLATNAIAYALGLKDEPW; the protein is encoded by the coding sequence ATGGGTGTCTTCGAGACTGTCGTAATCGCGCTGTGGGCGATGTTGCCCGCGTACGTCCCGAACAACGCCGCGGTGCTGGCGGGCGGGGGTCGGCCCATCGACGGCGGACGGACGTTGAACGGCCGCCGACTCCTCGGCGACGGCAAGACGTGGCGGGGCACCGCGATGGGGATTCTGGTCGGGGCGCTCCTCGGGGCGCTCCTCAACGCCGTCGAACCGAGTTCCTCGGACCTACTCGGCGTGAGCCTGCCGACGTTCCCGGTCGCGGTCCTGCTGGCGCTCCCGGCGGGCGCAATGCTCGGCGACATCGCGGCGTCGTTCCTCAAGCGACGGACCGGCCGCCAGCGCGGCGCGGCGTTCCCCGGCGTGGACCAACTCGACTTCGTGGTGTTCGCGCTCCTGCTGGCGTTTCTCGCCGCGCCGGAGTGGTTCGGCGAGGTGTTCACCCTGCCGGTGCTGGCGGTCGTCGTGGTCGTGACGCCGCTGTTGCATCTGGCGACGAACGCCATCGCGTACGCGCTGGGACTGAAAGACGAGCCGTGGTAA